One Acinetobacter pullicarnis genomic region harbors:
- a CDS encoding CYTH domain-containing protein, producing MVEIELKFQIAAARRNALLKAIDSKGAETLQLQAKYFDTADRKLAAQGIALRQRREGEQWVQTLKAAGKSHLHRFEHNLELGETPPDGLDLAAYEAHAEAAQILNQALGAEQQSLQLQFETDITRTAKMVQFEDAEIEISLDVGEIRSGDAQHQVYEIEFELKQGSLQSLLNFCYEWVKKYQLWLDVRSKAEFGNLLLQQLDVSPATLESAFQFNKKESADYNLRLLIANQLQHLLPNIAAISAGVATPEHVQQAQLALQHLYLSLSILKDWSAGISVKWLQQLGAFKDYFGHLEHLDHMQHTLAALLQNPKTAASLDQDILYGKEKLVNLVKSTQNVQHYLDLLMFSLSPTGKVQKQDLKQFAQNTLQQQYKLLQDSLSAVDLNALDSLTQLAQRLNELKFSFPLLTSIYDVKNLQKYSKSLQDAQQAAEQYHILTASASYLQESELEASDWFALGWLTAKQEAYAEKLLEATEQFLVSRKFLK from the coding sequence ATGGTTGAGATTGAATTAAAGTTTCAGATTGCAGCAGCTCGCCGCAATGCTTTGCTGAAGGCAATCGACTCAAAAGGCGCTGAAACTCTTCAATTACAAGCGAAATATTTTGATACCGCAGATCGTAAATTAGCTGCACAAGGCATTGCGCTACGCCAAAGACGTGAAGGCGAGCAATGGGTTCAAACCCTAAAAGCTGCAGGTAAAAGCCATCTGCATCGTTTTGAACATAATCTCGAATTGGGTGAAACTCCACCAGATGGTCTAGACCTCGCTGCTTATGAAGCACATGCAGAAGCAGCACAGATCCTCAATCAAGCACTGGGGGCAGAACAGCAGAGCCTTCAACTGCAATTTGAAACTGACATTACACGCACCGCAAAAATGGTGCAATTTGAAGATGCAGAAATTGAAATTAGCCTTGATGTTGGCGAAATTCGCAGTGGTGATGCGCAACATCAGGTTTATGAAATTGAATTCGAATTAAAACAAGGATCGTTGCAAAGCCTGTTGAACTTTTGCTATGAGTGGGTCAAAAAATATCAACTGTGGTTAGATGTGCGTAGCAAGGCTGAATTTGGCAATTTATTATTGCAACAGCTCGACGTGAGCCCAGCAACCTTGGAAAGCGCATTTCAGTTCAATAAAAAAGAAAGCGCGGATTATAACCTTCGGTTATTGATCGCCAATCAATTGCAGCATTTATTGCCCAATATCGCGGCAATTTCAGCAGGCGTCGCCACTCCCGAACATGTCCAGCAAGCACAGTTGGCATTGCAACACCTGTATTTAAGTCTTTCTATTTTAAAAGATTGGAGTGCTGGAATCTCGGTAAAATGGTTGCAGCAACTCGGTGCATTTAAAGACTATTTTGGCCACTTAGAACATCTCGATCATATGCAGCATACCTTGGCGGCTTTATTGCAAAACCCCAAAACAGCAGCCAGCCTAGATCAAGACATTTTATATGGCAAAGAAAAACTGGTTAATTTAGTCAAATCTACACAAAACGTGCAGCATTATTTGGATTTGCTGATGTTTAGTTTGAGCCCAACGGGCAAGGTGCAAAAGCAAGACCTCAAACAGTTCGCACAGAATACTTTGCAACAGCAATATAAGCTTTTACAAGACAGCTTGAGCGCAGTCGATCTAAATGCTTTGGACAGTCTTACGCAATTGGCACAGCGTCTCAATGAACTAAAATTTAGCTTCCCACTCTTGACCAGTATTTATGATGTAAAAAACTTGCAGAAATATAGCAAGTCTTTGCAAGATGCACAGCAAGCCGCGGAGCAATATCATATTCTGACGGCATCCGCTTCTTACTTGCAAGAAAGTGAACTTGAAGCCAGTGACTGGTTTGCCTTGGGCTGGCTCACCGCCAAACAAGAGGCCTATGCAGAAAAACTGCTTGAAGCCACTGAGCAGTTCTTGGTTAGCCGTAAATTCTTGAAATAA
- the thiE gene encoding thiamine phosphate synthase, whose product MRGLYLITNDDPIQQLLTKLQAALATGQVAILQYRRKKVQPSAQPPEIEQIKALCEQYQTPLVINDDLDFAVQFGLGVHLGQSDGEVADAVARLAQGAIIGRTCVGSLELAEQAIHEGASYVAFGAIYATPTKPEAGCIGISVLQQAQHAFDVPICAIGGLSVENSQPVIAAGAGLCAVISDILALPVEKIPMRVNAWAKLFAENI is encoded by the coding sequence ATGCGTGGCTTATATTTAATTACCAATGATGATCCGATTCAACAACTGTTGACAAAATTACAGGCAGCCTTGGCAACAGGGCAAGTTGCGATTCTGCAATATCGCCGTAAAAAGGTGCAGCCCAGTGCACAGCCACCAGAAATTGAACAGATCAAAGCTTTATGTGAGCAATATCAAACCCCATTGGTGATCAATGATGATCTAGATTTCGCAGTTCAATTTGGTCTCGGGGTGCATTTAGGTCAATCGGATGGTGAAGTTGCCGATGCGGTGGCACGTTTAGCACAAGGTGCAATTATTGGTCGGACTTGTGTGGGTTCGCTAGAATTGGCTGAACAAGCCATTCATGAGGGCGCAAGCTACGTGGCTTTTGGAGCAATTTATGCGACCCCGACCAAACCTGAAGCGGGTTGTATTGGCATTAGCGTGTTGCAACAAGCGCAACACGCTTTTGATGTGCCTATTTGTGCCATTGGTGGTCTTAGCGTTGAGAACTCACAACCGGTGATTGCAGCGGGTGCAGGACTCTGTGCGGTCATTAGTGATATATTGGCGCTTCCCGTGGAAAAAATTCCAATGCGTGTTAATGCATGGGCAAAATTATTTGCAGAAAACATCTAA
- a CDS encoding DUF962 domain-containing protein — protein MNAVVEVPPTAEEPQYRLPIKKYSEFYRFYLTEHRNINSRRLHTLGSSIGLYCFNKALRQGKAKYAVYGIVAGYACAWVGHFVFEKNKPASFKQPLYSFISDWRMLSDILRGNLSLKDRSLDKIES, from the coding sequence ATGAATGCTGTTGTTGAAGTACCACCCACCGCTGAAGAACCTCAATATCGGTTACCCATTAAAAAATATTCAGAATTTTATCGCTTTTATTTGACTGAACACCGTAATATCAACAGCCGTCGCCTACATACACTCGGCAGCAGTATTGGGCTTTATTGCTTTAATAAAGCATTACGTCAAGGTAAAGCCAAATATGCTGTTTATGGCATTGTAGCGGGTTATGCCTGTGCATGGGTGGGGCATTTCGTTTTTGAAAAGAATAAACCCGCCAGTTTTAAGCAGCCATTGTATAGCTTTATTTCAGATTGGCGGATGCTGTCCGATATTCTACGTGGCAATTTAAGCTTAAAAGATCGTAGCTTAGATAAAATTGAAAGTTAA